The segment tcaaattttggctgaaaaaaagtGCGTGTTATACACGCGACATTACGGTATGATAGGGGAATATGGGTGATACATCGATCGTCATAGATATTGGTTGTTATTGAAGAGACATAACTTGTCAATTTTGACAGAACTTTGTTCATTTTATAGacttattgattatttttatgttaaatgatGTTTTGAAGAATGTTTTGTAcatgatttttgttaatttatcacgatataaaatgtttttgtaaccTATATTAGATGAATACAGTATTGCCTACAGTGATGTTGATTGTTCATAGTCTTCTATTAGTACATACCGGTATGTACTGATGCTGAATCATGCTAAAAACATGTCTTCTGTCAATATTTATTCCATGAAATATTCAGCTCTGTAGCTTTTTAATCATGTTAAGAAAACAGAGTTATGGAATTCAATTGCGTTCTTAGTCGAGTctgaaaattaatttgttaatctcATGAATAAGTCAATTAACTAtccaaaaaggtttttttttaaataatgttaaagTGATActtaaaagtgaaaatatttaaaatacaagagaaatgaaaatacaagcatgttttgtatttcaaagcaaagaaaatatttggttGATTAGGTTTAAGTGAAGCAGACCAAGCCAGATggcacatttttttcttttgaagaaCCTTCAATAAAGCGGCAAGCTATTTTTGAAATAGTTCTTTGTTAAGATAACTTGTGTATTATTCTTACACTTCCAGCAAGTTGACATGTAATAATAACACACTTTTTCAAGATAAATGGGTAGGTTGTTTTGTTGGTATTAAGTATTTTATGACTTTTAAAAGTCGCCAAGGCCATTTACAGATCTTATACAAATGTGTTTTGGGTTTTATTATTGTATCAATGCTCTTGTCATTTTGATAACTTTCATAGAGTTCAATTTATCATTCTTCcgttgttttatttatacatgattttttttatttagtcaGTGAAACTACAATCCTTCCCACctttttatgaaacatttatttaacCTCCGCCGAAACAGTTTTGTACatgttataatgattttttttacgtaTTATAAGTGGAATGTTCTTGGACTCAATGGTCATTCATTAGGTTTATTATTtaactattattttgtattgacCATTTGTCAGGGCATTTCCTTCTTGTAAAATGAATGATAGTGCTTAAATTGGACCAAAGACCAAGTAAATTTGCAATAACATTAAACGAGTCTTGagttgcttttttaaatgaataggATAAAGCACCATACAGTTAAGGGGATAGAATTCTTCTTAATGAGGTCAGACAAACATATATCAAAACAAGAAGCAAATCAATAGTGAGCAGAGAAagaaaattatgtacatgtatactgtggtgttatcaatattcatgaaaagcaattttcttggattttgttaagttgatccatgttCATCGAactgcaatttctattaacattttgtattggtAGGGTCAATGAGCATGAATTTATATattcttgaaactgtgattttcacttaatCCATGAAAactgatacccttgaatattaatggaACTACAGTATACCTAAACAATTGCTCTGACCATGTCCTTGATATGATATGTACCTGGACATATTTTTTGGTATCATGAACTCATTTAAAAGGTTCCTATTGTTACAAtattaaatcaataattttaaaaactttggaAGTAAATTTGATAATGTGACCTTGTTAAATTGAAGAGAgggatttcatttttttaaatgaaaatgaacacAGTTTAAGATAGTTCACTGGAACTTACTCATGGTTTGGAGTAGTGTTTtggatgatacatgtatattacaacCAAGTTATTTCAAGAGTGAGGCCGTTTTCACCAGCATTTTTGTCTGCAACACCTTTCTCCATGTTTCATCACGACAAAGTTTaacaattaatacatgtattggttgtGTGGTGCATGGACAGACCTTAATTGTATCATTTTACAGCCTGTTCAGCAGGCAAtacatctttgctagccaagagCTAAACTTGCTCTGCTCCTCTTGATTGGGGATTCTAGGTACATGTGAACAACATCACTTTCAGCCaatcaattttgtttgtatGAATTCTGAATAGATCATAAACACTTGGCTTGCAAAGATGCCTGCAATTAGTATTTAAAAGATATCCACAACTGAAAATTATTCCAAAATTATGTTGTAATTCACAATACAATGCAGTTATGTAAAACCAAAGCTTCGTTGTGGCTATTAGAAGGACCAATTAGAATATGCACTACTGGTTGGTGAATGATACTGTGCCTCCGCTATATCTCCTCTGATATGAAAACAAGTTGCTGCCCTttaaaaaggactacaatacgtggactaTGTGCatatgtgtttccaacgaaaacgtgaaagccgtaagattatcagagattccatcGACTCTAAccccctgcttttaaccacttaatttgtacgttgtatcatgtatagccctgactttttatctcaagaGTTTAAAGGGtttatacttctaaaataattataatctatataaatgaagattgcatgtatagtatcaggcattcggcgaattctactatttgcgcacacagtACGCTTCGCattactttgttaactatgcagtgacagctttgtgtaaattaatttcctattttgatgcatttttcttgagattttaatttttatacagttacataattattcaatcatctaTCATATACAGTCACAAAATAACTCAAGcttaaaaatgtttaagtaCTCTAGCTTCGCCTACtgtaaaagtaaagttaagctacatgtgtattcggaaaacaacaaaacaaattatgctatttgaagccagttgtagtttcggcataatattaccttatttcataatactgagagttcatatcacatgccgatcatttctttaataggaaatctttgtttctgtactgtttaccgacaactttacaattacggcgcctttgaacttatgtgtgcaaaTGGCATGGAattccgatcccgattcagataaacgtgttctagcctggttccctgagctacccattacgcaaaGGAACCAGGCTaactcatgcgcaggctgaattttccccatagcatccggtttaacctcgcttatatattttctgcgtggacctcaagGTCCACGCAATAATTGAAATTCACTGAAGGAACTTACTTTACATAAATAGGAGTTAGATGCCTTGtgatatcattatacatgtaatattgtttatatagaAACAAAAGTCGGAGTAGTCTGTCTGCCCATCTCTAATGTCAGTGTCAGGTTAACTCAAGGGCATGTTTAATGAATTTTTCCCTCCATTTGTTACTAGTTTCCTTTTGAAATGATATGTTCCTTTTACCCCTTTGAAGTTTTGACAATTCCCAGTGCAGCCAACtccaatttaagcattgataaTGCCCAGAAACCTTGTAGGTTTATTATGTCTGATGAAAGGAAATAGAAAGCAGTTTCACTCTCATAAATTCTCTAAAAATCATGTTTGTTTAAGAACAAGAAAAACATTACATTCTTGTTTTGCACAGCaactttattaatatttttataatgacaTGTATATTCAACTCTCCTTAAATAAAATGATGACCTTATGACCTGCATATGTTATAActgtataaacataaaaaaaaaaatcgagatGATCTTGCTCGACAGTAAAGTACCAGCAATAAGGTTTTGACGATCTTTCAaatctttgaataaaaaatgaaaaaaaacgtgGAGTCATCTAgaccttaaaaaaaacacaacataaCACAAACCACTTTCTTGAGTGGTTTTGAAGAGACAATCTtaatgggaaaaaaaatgaatgcttataacataattatataaaaattaatcttgCATCATATATCAAATGTGTTAGAGTTACAAAATTAATATCCATATGGTTTCAACATACATTAATTAAATGACACACTGACACATcatatattgctttttaaatgGTACAACCTGGTTTACCTCCTATAGCAGAGATTGATTGCATAAAAATTACCCAATAATCATGGCACCGTGCATCTTAGTAAAAGCTTCTGCAAATCAGCCCACGGTTTAAAGATACCTGACTAAAGATATCAATCTAAATTAAGTTTACATTTTGATACCTGTGAAAATCTGGTTTCAAATGATACACCATTGATAAGTTCTGTGGATTTATTCTAAGCCACAAACTGAAGACAAGGTTTTACTCTCTGACACTTGTGGCAGAATTCAATACCCTTGGTACATATCATGCACAGAAACTGCAAAGCTTTGTACATGCACCCGGTACATACACCCTGAATATGTCacaaaatacaatgaaaaatgaaaCTCAAAAAGGCACCAGTTGTGTTAACATTTGAATGTGTACAGCACCTTGGTGTGAACTAATTGGATATAGCTGAAGCtacatttgtaaaaatatcaatatacatataaacgTTTGAGACAGCTGATTTTATGAGCaccttaaaaaattcaaaccaaTGACAGCCGACCACTCTGTCTTTTGACTTATATTTACctggattaaaaaaatcaatgacatAAACATGGCATAAATAGAAAactggaaaaaaatgttttgcattGACTATTAAGTGATGGAATTTGATCCTGATACTATaaagtaaaatcaaataaactATCATTAAcattgtataaatgtatatttaaacaaaaaactgaatcaTGTTTaaggattataaaaaaaaaaaaattaatacataatgTGAATGTGACTGATTTAGAGACTGAATACCGGTaatatgaaaatttcatatttataccctttcatttaaaaaaagacctatttataaataaaatactttaatgCACCGCATTCTTAACTATAGCACTTTCTTTGTACTCTTAAAATTCATGAtgcattaatttatgtaaatcACTTTCTGGAGTTAGTTTATTGCTACATCAATTTAAATAGCATAAGTAAATAGTTTGGAAAAATTACCCTTTTCTCCCCTTTGCAATGCTCGAGAAAATTTATGgacttcattattttatttatgttcattCATACACAGGAAATTTCAAAACGAAATATCCATTGAATCTATATGGGCAATTAATGATGTATAATAGAATTTATGAGTCAACATATTTTATGTGAAGATTTAAATAGCAAAGaccttgagagagagagagagagagagagagagagagagagagagagagagagagagagagagagagagataacttgataacttttaattttataaatttaggAAACTATATCTAATTGTACTACAATACATTATCTATCAAATTAAAtgtgcatatattttataatacaacccatgtataatgataaacatgtatataaactaaaaataattcaCTAACAAAAACTCTCTTGTACCAGTCTTTGGCTTATGCATTTCATTTAGGTTGACAGTCCTGACCACCCAAATTTTCCTACCAAGATATATTCATATCTGCATCCTACTAACCAGTTTCAATTTGATGCATACTCTCAAACACAATGTTCAAATCtgtttatatcaatatttttccaCTACAAATAGAAATACAAGTACCTACATAGAATTGTGATGGATACagataaatcttttaaattaaatgagaaaagagtaaaaataaatctatagcCCCAAATGCACACAACCAATGGTTTTTTCACAAATCAAAAATCACAGATACAATTCAAGGTTTACCAGACATTATACCAAAGTATCACATAGATTTGGATGCAATATTCCATCTATACACTACTTTTTGGAAGTGATAaactaacatttcaaaataacttcatatacatgtattataactgTTAAGTTACTTAAATGTTTAATTACACTACAAAGTCAACCtaaactttttaaatgttaGGTAATGAacgtacttttttttttttgtaaactatGGTTTACATGTTTTGTTCTTGACAATGaatgaaatgtattttatattcacagaaattatatacatatacatgtagatctctatttgtatatcatatttaaagGACTATTTTCAACATATGGTACATAATTATCTAATCTGAagcttttaaaaagaattgtcGATTGTTACCAAATATAACAACATGATTGTACACTTTTTCACAATGTAtaatcaaagtcctgaagcacAATGTTTGTAGTTACTTAGCTAACCACTGCATGACTGGCAAGAACAATGCATTTGCTGCTAATACGAATAAACAAAGTTTTCTAGGTTTACAAACCTActaaaaatttctttcaatattttctcttaaaaacaaCTGTAGaaggaaatttatttataataaatttgcatatacatgatatacaaGAATAATATTTGAAGaagaatttttactttttgaataTGGTTCAAAAAGTAAGCTGTGTGACCTTTGAGCTAACAAAATTTCAGGAGCAAATAATGAggcaatataaaatattttcatggcTTAGTATGTGGCAAAAGCAAAGGCATTCTCTCATTCAAGCTTTTTCTTGGTTTTTGGGTTTTTACATCTTGGTTTACCGGAACAACACTGACTTGCAGTTATTCTCCCTCAGGAGaacattaaaaatcataaaaaaaatgccCTGCATtgtatttgaacaaattaatatCAGCAAAAACATCACTTGTAAAGACACATTTGTAAACAGAATACACTTGCCTGCTGCATTTGAAATAATACTGATAATCACATAAGATTAAAGACAGTTTGAAGTTATTTCTGGTACCAGGGGTATATCCAAATGTTTTCTTagaaatggattttttaaaaaaatggactGTTTTCCCCCAATAGTTCAAATTCTTACTCATGCACTCATCTGACATCTCAAGATTGATCTCCTGTCACTTAGATGAACCAAATCCATGCAAGCTTTGTGAAGGCCCAAGACCTGGAATAAACAaatgtaatgttaaaaattttggcatgcataaaaaatattttaaaaagccaAAACTACAAATACTGGTCCTGTAAGTAACTTGTTGGATTTGCATTGATCTccataaattcaataaatataacaccaattttcaatgataattttgtttttggtttaatcaaaaaaaaataattttcatcaaatataCCAGGTATGTGACACTATACCCTGCTAAGACCATTTTCCCCATAAATTTACCGGTATGCATCTTTGAAGCTATGAATTTTACTCATTCCGAAAAATCAATTctcttgaatattaatgtgttaatAAGAATTACAACAATACTAACCAGACCAAGGTGAGCGGTTGGCCAGAGGATCACTCCACTGCATGGATACAGGGCGGTGAACAGGGACCTTCTCTGGGGGTTGTGGGTGAGGCTTCACTCCCTGGGCTGTTTGTGACCACGTCTGTTTTGGGGGCCAAGTATTTGTTGAATGCTTGTCAGACTTACTCGAATCTTTCTGACTGTCTGTCTCCTCATCACTGCTCCCTCCTGGActatttaatggaaaaaaatgtgcGCATATCATAGAagctataattatattttatccaGTAAATGCAATGAATAAAGAGTTGAAGATGGTAGTTACTTTGCTTCTAAAGCATTCACAAGGTCCAGCCCCATGGCAAAGAATGGCTCCCCACCAGATGAATCATCAGAAAGATCGTCCGAGTCCTGAAGGGCAGACCAGCTGCTGTGTAAAATGTCTGAGctgttaacaaattaaaaaaaaatgaatatattcagatatcattaaacaaaaggaaaaattgaaatcacattgaaatttgataattgagggaatctacatgtacttgaaaattttgcttttttgggGAAAGAACTTTCATATCAAAACTTATAAATCATCGAGTCATATTTAAACTTACCCTTGAGAGGACGGCAAACTCTTGGTAACCCAAGGTCTATATTTAGGTTCAGGGTATCCCCAGGGATATCCTGAAGATGGATGGCCTGCATGCATGTTCATCAATTGTCTTCCACCACCCATGGTTCCATCCTTTGTATACTGCCTAGGAATGGTGGCACTTTGACCCCCTAACTCATGGGAACTAGTGAACTGACTAGACGGAAGACTGGATCGGTGAGGCCAAGTGTTTCCTCGCAGAATCCCAGAAAAATCCAAAGCTCCATCTGACCTTCGCTGTCCTTTCACTACCTGGCCGAGTCTGGTGCTGTCATCGCTCCCGCCTGGGGAAGGAGTGCGCGATGAAAACCGAGAGGAGAGACTGAGTCCAGGCGAGGAGTTCCTGGAGGAATACAGAGAAGGCACAGTCAGGTGATTTTCATGGATTGTCTGCATCTGAGAACCGGTCCCGGGAGCAACAATCCCTGAAAGTAAGTTCACGACAGAGTCCAGCTCTTCTTCCGTGGCAAGTGGATTTCTTTCTATCACGTTTTGTGTGGTGATTTCTGGCAAGAGAATACTATCATCTATAGATGCTGGCATACAGTCtggtttttcattttcttgtaCAGGATCTAGACCGATGTGTACAAGAATTTCTGGTTTGTTTAGCACATGAACATCTCCTTGGGGAGCCTTTAAGTTAGGTTTATCTAAGTCTACATAGAAGGCACTGTTACTGTCATTTTCTGCGCTCTTTCTATCAAACAAAGACAAAAATGAGGATTTCAAATTTTGCTTTGCTTGAAGCTTTGGGGATGCAGAAGGACTCCTCTTCTGGGGT is part of the Magallana gigas chromosome 3, xbMagGiga1.1, whole genome shotgun sequence genome and harbors:
- the LOC105332290 gene encoding uncharacterized protein codes for the protein MDSHKRSLRNGRNFSGDNQPKLLMQNPMKTILETVQNCYEGVVEYMDVWKKFDGAGTHLVDSLCNSLCGSDYQHLGLETSQAFNVIYASSNGIDPSGKLREIEKLLIGLRSHLESVENVEKTNSHLQVLCQCVLLFLKVQSDYHQLCSVTISSLLSKLVQNYKTTETKDVLQQMTDLNLVVRESPPNLNFSPQKRSPSASPKLQAKQNLKSSFLSLFDRKSAENDSNSAFYVDLDKPNLKAPQGDVHVLNKPEILVHIGLDPVQENEKPDCMPASIDDSILLPEITTQNVIERNPLATEEELDSVVNLLSGIVAPGTGSQMQTIHENHLTVPSLYSSRNSSPGLSLSSRFSSRTPSPGGSDDSTRLGQVVKGQRRSDGALDFSGILRGNTWPHRSSLPSSQFTSSHELGGQSATIPRQYTKDGTMGGGRQLMNMHAGHPSSGYPWGYPEPKYRPWVTKSLPSSQGSDILHSSWSALQDSDDLSDDSSGGEPFFAMGLDLVNALEANPGGSSDEETDSQKDSSKSDKHSTNTWPPKQTWSQTAQGVKPHPQPPEKVPVHRPVSMQWSDPLANRSPWSGLGPSQSLHGFGSSK